TAACTAAATCATAATCTAGAATCACCAAGTCTGGGCAACGTTCTAGGGCAACATCATATAAAAATGCCCCGGCATCGGAATATACATTCGATAGGGCTGTCCATGCAGCACAGGTTGCTGCCGAGGTGGGGATTGTCACCACTGGCAACTTGAGTTGATGGGCAACTAACTTGGCTGTATCTAGGGCTTTACCACCACCCACACCAATAATCACATCTGCTTTGTGTTCCTTGGCAGCTTTACGTAGGTGTTTGAGACTAGCCTCACTACAATCAGGGCTATAAGCCACTACATGGCAATCTAAGCTGGGGTGTTCTAGTAAGGGTTGGAGATAGGTGGTAACTTTTTCTAAGTTACTGCCACCAATAAACAAAGGACGAATACCCAGGCGAGTAATTTCTTCTCCCACCTGAGACAATATGCACGAACCACGGAGAACTCTGGCTGGTGCTACCGTGAGCGTGAGTACGGAACTAGTAGTTTGAGTAGACAACTTTGCCGCAGATTGATTAAGCATATAACTAATTAATTAACACTATCATTTTCGAGATATTTTTAAACACTCAGAATCAAGAATGGCAAATTGGCAATTATTTTTCTGATTTATTCCTAGCCTATCCTTTGATTTTGTAATTCAGAATAATATTTTACCTGGAAATAAAAATTTTGTATTATGATGTGTCCCTGGCGATCGCCTGCATCCCTAACTCCTGTAGCAGCCTGTAAGGGTAACTCTTCCGTGAAAAAATAAAATTTTCCTATTATATTGTCTCTCTTCCGAAAGATGTAATTTTGCCCGTGTAGATACTACATTAGAAATAAAAGGCACCTCCCCCTAGGGGTAAAAATATGCAATCTGCAACAGATACAGGGAATACCGCACCAGAAAGAGTTGAATTATCTTTTAAACAACCAGTACTAAAACTAGGTTCCCAGGGAACGGCAGTCAAGGAATTACAAACATTTTTACAAAAACTCGGTTTATACGCAGAAGCATTAGATGGTGAGTTTGGGGAGTTCACTCAAATGGCTGTGAAGAAATACCAACGCCAGGTGTTTCTCCCAGAGGATGGAATTGTGGGGTTACAAACCTGGCGATCGCTCTATACTGACTCCCCTGTAGATATGCCAGAGTTGCAAAGGGGTAGCCAAGGTGATTTGGTAATGCGAATACAACGACGTTTGAAGAGAAGTAGCGATTATATTGGCTATGTAGATGGTGATTTTGGTGACATCACTGCGGCAGCTGTAGAAAGTTTGCAGCGTCGTCACGAAATACTAGTTACAGGAATTGTTGATAGTCAAACCTGGCGGGCACTCAGTAAAATTATTTACTAGTAGTTTGTCCCATTAATTTTGATAGTTTGTAGTCAGGGCTTTACCCATATTTCTCACAAAATGGTAGGAGGGGATTCACGAGTATCTTGTGGATGATTGAAGCATATTTGTCAACCTGCCCTTACAGTCTCTGGACTTAGGTTTCATAAAGAGGTGTGAGAAATCGGGTTTCAGCCCTCGATTTGAGCAACAAATTACTTACTACAAACCCTTCATAACTTATGGGACAGACTACTAGTTGGATATGGGGAATGGGTTATCACAAAATACCCTACCCTTTTCTATCAGGCAGTTTGTTTTGCGATCTGGGCAAGTTTGTCTTGATAAATTTCTATTGCCATTTCCGAATCTTCGCGGGAGGCGAGCGATCGCTGCACTTGACCGAGGTATAAAGGAATTGATAGCCCAGGTTGAGGGTGAATAACTGTCCTCACACGAATTGTCATTTGATTATCTTGTCCCCCTAAGCGTCCATAGGAATATAAATCACTGGCTGCTTGCTGGAGAGTCGCTTCTAGCTGTGTGGGATTAATATTGGGGGGGACTGAAATGACTGTCTGTGCGCCTCCATTGTCATAAATCAAGCTGTAGTGAACTGAACCAGGAATGAGAGTTCTGGTTAACGGTGCAAGGGAGAGGGTAAATAAACCTGCTGTCAGCACAATCATAAATCCCGTTGCTCCCACCAAGCGGAAACGAAATCCTAGCTTGAAAATAAAAGCAATGATCATCAGGACAGCAAAAACTAGGGTCGCAATTCCTGACCACTGGGTATACTGAATAAAATTTGTGCTTGTTGGCATAAAAATGGATAGACTTGATGAAATCTCGTATCAATATAGCCATCCTAGTATGATTTTGGTGTTGCCGAATCAAGCGTAAATTTCAGAGTTATGGAAATCTGGTAATGGGCGATCGCCACCCTAGAAAGAGATATCTGCCGTCACCGAATTTATTGCAGGTTTCTTAGGAACTTCTGCTACGATTGCTCGATGATAATGGTGATCGCCTCTTTATGCCAACTCTTAATTGACAGCTCCCTGGGCTTCCTGATAAATAATCTCTTGGAATTGAATCACATCTTTTTGAGGGTCAGCTAGGGTTACTTTCACCAAGACTTGCTCACCTAAATTTACCGGACGACGGAACAACATTGGTAACTGTAAGCCTAAATCTTCTAAGAGAATCAATGCTAATCCACTATCTTCCCGCAGCCACATTAATACCACTACTTCCCAAACTTGTTCTGGCTGACGGCGTAAATACTCTAATGCCCAATATCTATTAGTCTGCCGCTCTACCATTGTGACTTCTTGGGTAATCGTAGAAACGGTAATCATCACATCTCGCAGTTGATCCGCATTGAAAGGAGGCGCGTCACCACGCAGGTGTGCTTTCAACTGGAAGTGGGTGAGTAAGTCACTATAACGGCGAATGGGTGATGTTGCCTGGGTGTAAGTATCTAAACCTAGCCCCGCGTGACGGAGGGGGGTAATACTCATTTCACTCTTGGGCATACACCGCCGCATGGCGCAGGAACGGACAAAACCTGCGGGTAGTTGGATTAATTCTTCCTCTGGAGGCAGTTCCGGTTGGGGTTGTCCGCGAAAGGGTAGGGGGATGTTATGTGCTTGACCGTATCGAGCAGCAACTTCTCCAGCCAGAATCATCATTTCTGCTACGAGTTCGCGGGAATGGGAGTCATCAAGAATATCAATACTAATATCATCCCCTTTGACTTTTATCATTGCCTCCGGCATATTAATGCTGATGGCTCCTTGATGATTACGCCAAGCTTTACGCTTTCTTGCCCAAGTGGCGATCGCGGCGATTTCCGGTTCTGCCTGCAAATCCAGCATTTCGTCTACATCTTCATAGGTGAGGCGGTATGTAGGCTTTATGACACTGGCATGAATAGTATAATCAGCAACTGCTCCTAAGTCATCAAGGACAACCCCAAAGCTGAGAGCACAGCAGACTTTTCCCTGAACTAAGCTCATCGGTCCTGTTGCCAGTAACTCTGGAAACATCGGAACCATTCCAGTAGGTAAATATACGGTTGTACCACGCTTCCTAGCTTCTAGGTCTAAATCGTCTTCTGGTATCAACCAGCGAGTCGGGTCAGCGATGTGTACCCATAACCGCTCCCGTCCATCGGGTAGTGTTTCCCAACTCACCCCATCATCAATCTCAGTGGTACTTTCATC
The Calothrix sp. 336/3 DNA segment above includes these coding regions:
- a CDS encoding peptidoglycan-binding protein; translated protein: MQSATDTGNTAPERVELSFKQPVLKLGSQGTAVKELQTFLQKLGLYAEALDGEFGEFTQMAVKKYQRQVFLPEDGIVGLQTWRSLYTDSPVDMPELQRGSQGDLVMRIQRRLKRSSDYIGYVDGDFGDITAAAVESLQRRHEILVTGIVDSQTWRALSKIIY
- a CDS encoding Ycf51 family protein, encoding MPTSTNFIQYTQWSGIATLVFAVLMIIAFIFKLGFRFRLVGATGFMIVLTAGLFTLSLAPLTRTLIPGSVHYSLIYDNGGAQTVISVPPNINPTQLEATLQQAASDLYSYGRLGGQDNQMTIRVRTVIHPQPGLSIPLYLGQVQRSLASREDSEMAIEIYQDKLAQIAKQTA
- a CDS encoding ribonuclease catalytic domain-containing protein; translated protein: MEKGTLVEFRLQSERRLGVVDRPDGKTRWFVVDERGQSHSLAPRQVTYTVTGQAYEPTQIGKFLAEVQPYLDPSSLEVAWELLVEDAETVTPTSLANLLFSESAPYQCYAAHYLLSDDKIYFKQKGDAYEPRTTAQVAERKHQLEVEALKAKGQQEFLVRVEQALQGEPVEWQKHDRHRLEAIEKYAALLADVVRTGVNQDSLARAYPPPAPVLETMNLLGRSATPHGAYQLLVDLGCWSPHENLFLRRSSIPVQFPTKVVEVAQQRLDMHPPDPDANRVDLTHLKVYTIDDESTTEIDDGVSWETLPDGRERLWVHIADPTRWLIPEDDLDLEARKRGTTVYLPTGMVPMFPELLATGPMSLVQGKVCCALSFGVVLDDLGAVADYTIHASVIKPTYRLTYEDVDEMLDLQAEPEIAAIATWARKRKAWRNHQGAISINMPEAMIKVKGDDISIDILDDSHSRELVAEMMILAGEVAARYGQAHNIPLPFRGQPQPELPPEEELIQLPAGFVRSCAMRRCMPKSEMSITPLRHAGLGLDTYTQATSPIRRYSDLLTHFQLKAHLRGDAPPFNADQLRDVMITVSTITQEVTMVERQTNRYWALEYLRRQPEQVWEVVVLMWLREDSGLALILLEDLGLQLPMLFRRPVNLGEQVLVKVTLADPQKDVIQFQEIIYQEAQGAVN